In Clostridium sporogenes, one genomic interval encodes:
- a CDS encoding patatin-like phospholipase family protein, which translates to MEKDFAIAFIGNNIFYHLGVVKAIEEYNMYNKFKAVSGTGLGSLSAIMFGKKDCNSFKYICTLMSNIKRIHIKEDEIYQILNMHTINKSLNEKIHIWSRKISKEGMINWSDMLKIISNKYTNVGKNDFKMDCYLGCYELPFMRKSVFKLNNHDSNYMEKVILNSVAEPSIFNNRVKSKSFITGDINCELPIEILRDNNYKNILIVDSNNMKIKYKYEGLEKFNGKDLENKIKYDEPEKYIQKAYEDTINVIKNNLKNIA; encoded by the coding sequence ATGGAAAAAGATTTTGCAATAGCTTTTATAGGAAATAATATTTTTTATCATTTAGGTGTAGTTAAAGCTATAGAAGAATATAATATGTATAATAAATTTAAGGCAGTATCAGGAACTGGGTTAGGATCATTAAGTGCTATAATGTTTGGGAAAAAAGATTGTAATTCATTTAAATATATATGTACTTTAATGAGTAATATAAAAAGAATACATATTAAAGAAGATGAAATTTATCAAATTTTGAATATGCATACTATAAATAAGAGTTTAAATGAAAAAATACATATATGGAGCAGAAAGATTTCTAAGGAAGGCATGATAAATTGGAGCGATATGCTAAAAATTATAAGTAATAAATATACAAATGTAGGAAAGAATGATTTTAAAATGGATTGTTATTTAGGGTGCTATGAGTTGCCTTTTATGAGAAAATCAGTATTTAAATTAAACAATCATGATAGTAATTATATGGAGAAAGTTATATTAAATTCAGTGGCAGAACCTAGTATATTTAATAATAGAGTTAAGAGTAAATCTTTTATTACAGGAGATATAAATTGTGAATTGCCTATAGAAATATTAAGAGATAATAATTATAAAAATATACTAATAGTTGATTCAAATAATATGAAAATAAAATATAAATATGAAGGGCTAGAAAAATTTAATGGGAAAGATTTAGAGAATAAGATTAAATATGATGAACCAGAAAAATACATACAAAAAGCATATGAGGACACAATAAATGTTATAAAAAACAATTTAAAAAATATAGCTTAA
- a CDS encoding sensor histidine kinase — translation MENISTVIIKEQQEVIKKFLPIRFILINVVIVFIYVSHVKSDLEYFCIFNIAMVEGIIANNMLYGFSSRDMKNFKNKFNSKYSNKTKIYKNFINNIISPIIILKDEKIYFMNDEAKKYIKIKKNINFNNINIYDYLEEKFYKEGLLKIDNIKNSTGVTYLNEKIILKSGEILKVDLRCFVSNLNDEEFVSVSIKNNVLLQENKKLYEELEKNKVEHRQRAEFYANISHDLKTPINIIYSAIQVMNMALDNKKIDTIEKYIGVIKQNCYRLLRLVNNIVNTNKIESGCCKIKLNNNNIVSLVEDIVTSVSTYVENNDMDIIFDTDTEEKIIACDKDMIERVVLNLISNSVKYKQSGRGCIQVTVQDKEDRVIISVKDNGIGIPKNMQKNVFNRFVQSNRKEYDLTTCSSGIGLALVKSIIDMHEGNIQINSKENKGTEIIFDLPSGRVKETDKCKEIYTKNIGQNVKIEFPEIYDSAI, via the coding sequence ATGGAAAATATAAGTACTGTAATTATTAAAGAACAACAGGAAGTTATAAAGAAATTTTTACCCATAAGATTTATATTAATTAACGTGGTAATTGTTTTTATTTATGTAAGTCATGTTAAATCAGATTTAGAATATTTTTGTATTTTTAATATTGCAATGGTAGAGGGAATAATAGCTAATAATATGTTGTATGGATTTTCTAGTAGAGATATGAAAAATTTTAAAAATAAATTTAACAGTAAGTATAGTAATAAAACAAAAATATATAAAAATTTTATTAATAATATTATTTCGCCTATAATAATATTAAAAGATGAAAAAATTTATTTTATGAATGATGAAGCTAAAAAATATATAAAAATTAAAAAGAACATAAATTTTAATAATATAAATATATATGATTATTTGGAAGAAAAATTTTATAAAGAAGGATTATTAAAGATAGATAATATAAAAAATTCTACAGGTGTTACTTATTTAAATGAAAAAATTATTTTAAAAAGTGGAGAAATATTAAAGGTGGATTTAAGATGCTTTGTTTCAAACTTAAATGACGAAGAATTTGTAAGTGTATCTATTAAGAACAATGTCTTATTACAAGAAAATAAAAAATTATATGAAGAGTTAGAAAAAAACAAAGTAGAACATAGACAAAGAGCTGAATTTTATGCTAATATATCCCATGATTTAAAGACACCTATAAATATTATATATTCTGCTATTCAGGTTATGAATATGGCTTTAGACAATAAAAAAATAGATACTATTGAAAAATATATTGGAGTAATAAAACAAAATTGTTACAGACTTTTAAGACTTGTAAATAATATAGTTAATACCAATAAAATTGAATCCGGATGTTGCAAAATTAAATTAAATAATAATAATATAGTTAGTTTAGTTGAAGATATAGTTACATCTGTTTCTACATATGTTGAGAATAATGATATGGATATAATATTTGATACAGATACAGAAGAAAAAATTATAGCTTGTGATAAGGATATGATAGAAAGAGTTGTATTAAATCTTATATCAAACTCTGTTAAATATAAACAAAGTGGAAGAGGATGTATACAAGTCACTGTACAGGATAAAGAAGATAGAGTTATTATTTCTGTTAAAGATAATGGTATAGGCATACCTAAAAATATGCAAAAGAATGTGTTTAATAGATTTGTACAATCTAATAGAAAAGAATATGATTTAACAACTTGTAGTAGTGGTATAGGTCTTGCTTTAGTTAAATCTATAATTGACATGCATGAAGGAAATATTCAGATAAATAGTAAAGAAAATAAAGGTACAGAAATAATATTTGATCTTCCTTCTGGAAGAGTTAAAGAAACTGATAAATGTAAGGAAATATATACTAAAAATATAGGCCAGAATGTAAAAATTGAATTCCCAGAAATATATGATAGCGCTATTTGA
- a CDS encoding CBS domain-containing protein, translated as MNIAFFLTPKLEVIYENENSTMRQALERMEYHRYTAIPLIDDNGKYVGTLTEGDMLWKIKNTPYISFNDTNKISLKDVPRHTYNKPVHINAEIEDLISLSINQNFVPVVDDNHIFIGIIKRSQIINYCYDCIKEKKDIIIKEGKS; from the coding sequence ATGAATATAGCGTTTTTTCTTACACCTAAGTTAGAAGTGATTTATGAAAATGAAAATAGTACAATGAGGCAGGCACTAGAGAGAATGGAATATCATAGGTATACAGCTATTCCACTTATAGATGATAATGGTAAATATGTAGGCACTTTAACTGAAGGAGATATGTTATGGAAAATTAAAAACACTCCATATATAAGTTTTAATGACACAAATAAAATAAGTTTAAAAGATGTGCCAAGGCATACATATAATAAGCCTGTTCATATTAATGCTGAAATAGAGGATTTAATATCTTTATCAATAAATCAAAATTTTGTTCCTGTGGTAGATGATAATCACATATTCATAGGAATAATAAAAAGAAGTCAAATTATAAATTATTGTTATGATTGTATTAAAGAAAAAAAAGATATTATAATAAAGGAAGGCAAGAGTTAA
- a CDS encoding heavy-metal-associated domain-containing protein, which translates to MNNLHLNVSGMANNESKTRLLNALDRVKGVQEVAIDLARGTVEVGYNKPANEMDIKNCIEHTGYKII; encoded by the coding sequence ATGAATAACTTACATTTAAATGTATCAGGAATGGCAAATAATGAAAGTAAAACTAGATTATTAAATGCTTTAGACAGGGTTAAGGGTGTTCAAGAAGTTGCTATAGATTTAGCTAGAGGTACTGTGGAGGTAGGCTATAATAAGCCTGCAAATGAAATGGATATAAAAAATTGTATAGAACATACTGGATATAAAATAATATAG
- a CDS encoding biotin--[acetyl-CoA-carboxylase] ligase translates to MKEAIINILKNSSHTFISGQYISDKLGVSRTAIWKYINGLKKEGYNIESASKKGYRLISCPDILTFEEIVSLLKTKFLGQNIIHFDSINSTNDKAKKIASSENDGTVIISEEQTLGKGRLGRTWSSSKFKGVYMSIILKPDINTMDVPKITQVAAAAVITTLLNNNIKAYIKWPNDIIVNNKKVCGILTEMSGEINKVNYVVVGMGINVNCEEEDIPKDLLSKATSLKIEENKEFKRNILVADILNNFEKLYTELIEYNNIDTSIEICKKNSILIGKEVRIINRNKERFGKAVGLNSNGELLIQFENEEIKPLISGEISVRGLNGYI, encoded by the coding sequence TTGAAAGAAGCCATAATAAATATATTAAAAAATAGTTCTCATACATTTATATCTGGACAATATATTAGTGATAAATTAGGTGTTTCAAGAACAGCCATTTGGAAATATATAAATGGGCTAAAAAAAGAAGGTTATAATATAGAATCTGCATCTAAAAAAGGATATAGATTAATTTCTTGTCCTGATATTTTAACCTTTGAAGAAATTGTAAGTTTATTAAAAACTAAATTTTTAGGTCAAAATATTATTCATTTTGATTCTATTAATTCTACTAATGACAAAGCAAAAAAAATAGCCTCTTCTGAAAATGACGGTACAGTAATAATATCTGAGGAACAAACTCTAGGAAAGGGTCGATTAGGTAGAACTTGGTCCTCCTCTAAATTTAAAGGTGTCTATATGTCCATCATACTAAAACCTGATATAAACACTATGGATGTACCCAAAATAACTCAAGTAGCCGCTGCTGCTGTAATAACAACTTTACTTAATAATAATATTAAAGCTTATATAAAATGGCCTAATGATATTATAGTAAATAATAAAAAGGTATGTGGTATTTTAACGGAAATGAGCGGAGAGATAAACAAAGTAAATTATGTAGTAGTGGGTATGGGCATAAATGTAAATTGTGAAGAAGAAGATATACCAAAGGATTTACTTTCAAAGGCAACATCTTTAAAAATAGAAGAAAACAAAGAATTTAAAAGAAATATTTTAGTTGCAGACATATTAAATAATTTTGAAAAACTATATACAGAACTTATAGAATATAACAATATAGATACTTCTATAGAAATATGCAAAAAAAATTCTATACTAATTGGCAAAGAAGTTAGAATAATAAACAGAAATAAAGAACGTTTTGGAAAAGCTGTGGGTTTAAATTCTAATGGTGAACTTTTAATTCAATTTGAAAATGAAGAAATAAAACCACTAATCTCTGGAGAAATATCTGTAAGAGGACTGAATGGATACATATAA
- a CDS encoding lysine exporter LysO family protein — MTLFMFLSVLLGALCGYFFIAESFIPNIEFISTVALNLLILFVGIDVGSNKNLIKDLKRNGLKVLLIPLSIIIGSLTGGIITAMFFELSIKSALSIAAGFGWYSLSAVMLTSLESAQIGTIAFLTNVFREIIAVITIPFLAKKLNHFTAIAPAGATSMDTTLPIISKNTSPEVAIASFINGVILSSLVPILISFIYTM; from the coding sequence TTGACTTTATTTATGTTTTTATCTGTATTGCTAGGTGCTTTATGCGGATATTTTTTTATTGCAGAAAGCTTTATTCCTAATATAGAATTTATAAGCACTGTAGCTTTAAACTTACTTATTCTGTTTGTAGGTATTGATGTGGGAAGTAACAAAAATCTAATAAAGGACTTAAAAAGAAATGGATTAAAAGTACTTTTAATACCACTCTCAATAATAATAGGCAGTCTTACTGGTGGAATAATAACTGCAATGTTTTTCGAATTATCTATAAAATCAGCTTTGTCTATAGCAGCGGGATTTGGATGGTATAGTTTATCTGCGGTTATGCTTACTAGCTTAGAAAGTGCCCAAATAGGCACCATAGCATTTTTAACAAATGTATTTAGAGAAATAATAGCAGTAATTACAATACCATTTCTAGCAAAAAAATTAAATCATTTTACAGCCATAGCTCCAGCAGGAGCCACATCTATGGACACCACATTACCTATAATATCAAAAAATACATCCCCAGAGGTAGCTATAGCATCCTTTATAAATGGGGTAATACTAAGTTCTTTAGTACCAATACTAATATCCTTCATATACACCATGTAA
- a CDS encoding LysO family transporter: MWAILLFLFLGMLIGYFKKFSKKGKKINGVLQQIGVFVLLFFMGASIGANKSVIKDIKNIGQVSIVFAITTTIFSVIILYIVSRSFLEKGEE; this comes from the coding sequence ATGTGGGCTATATTATTGTTTTTATTTTTAGGAATGTTAATAGGGTATTTTAAAAAGTTTTCTAAAAAGGGTAAAAAGATAAATGGGGTTTTGCAGCAAATAGGGGTATTTGTGCTATTATTTTTTATGGGAGCTTCCATAGGAGCAAATAAATCTGTAATAAAAGATATAAAAAATATAGGACAGGTTTCTATAGTATTTGCAATAACTACAACTATATTTAGTGTAATAATACTTTATATAGTTTCTAGGAGTTTTCTGGAAAAGGGGGAGGAATAG
- a CDS encoding thioredoxin family protein codes for MEEIKNIDYVENIIKYNSMVLIYFSSNEKCNVCTILKDKINVIGEKHNIKVFNVNIDNFKEASGRYNIFTVPTTLFYIEGKEILREGRYISLIEFEEKIKRYCDLYGDVSK; via the coding sequence ATGGAGGAAATAAAGAATATAGATTATGTAGAAAATATAATAAAATACAATTCTATGGTGTTAATATATTTTTCATCAAATGAAAAGTGTAATGTCTGTACTATCCTTAAAGATAAAATAAATGTTATTGGAGAAAAACATAATATAAAAGTTTTCAATGTAAATATAGATAATTTTAAGGAGGCATCCGGAAGATATAATATATTTACGGTTCCAACTACCCTATTTTATATAGAGGGGAAAGAAATATTAAGAGAAGGTAGATATATAAGTCTTATAGAATTTGAAGAAAAAATAAAAAGATATTGTGATTTATATGGGGATGTTTCAAAATAA
- a CDS encoding GNAT family N-acetyltransferase, whose amino-acid sequence MSIDSLLVGKNLKLTAVEKDDIETIASWYRDVNFLRHYDIISAFPKNKEQVEEIINSSYKSQYGYVFAIRNIKDNKIIGLTGLEDIVWNNGTAIFYIGFGEEEARGKGYGTQVTELVLNFAFKELNLHRIHLTVLEYNHRAIKLYEKVGFKKEGTYREFIHRDGKRYDLYMYGILRREWESLR is encoded by the coding sequence ATGTCTATAGATTCTCTTTTAGTAGGAAAAAATTTAAAGCTTACAGCTGTTGAAAAAGACGATATAGAAACTATAGCTTCCTGGTATAGAGATGTAAATTTTTTAAGACATTACGATATAATATCAGCATTCCCTAAAAATAAAGAGCAAGTAGAGGAAATTATAAATAGTTCCTATAAATCACAGTATGGTTATGTATTTGCCATAAGAAATATAAAAGATAACAAGATTATAGGTCTAACAGGTCTTGAAGATATAGTATGGAATAATGGAACAGCTATCTTTTATATAGGTTTTGGAGAGGAAGAAGCTAGGGGAAAAGGTTATGGAACCCAGGTTACAGAATTAGTTTTAAACTTTGCATTTAAAGAGCTAAATCTTCACAGAATTCATTTAACGGTGTTAGAATATAATCATAGAGCTATAAAACTTTATGAAAAAGTAGGGTTTAAAAAGGAAGGAACCTATAGAGAATTTATTCATAGAGATGGAAAAAGATATGATCTTTATATGTATGGCATTTTAAGAAGAGAATGGGAAAGCTTGAGGTAG
- a CDS encoding DUF2156 domain-containing protein, which yields MLNFKRLTINDKKLFESYIKPYDFLNCEYSFTTLYIWRKALDIKYAIYKETLIIKKKDFNDEYHFMQPLGYKKENLKDIIETLMDYKKEKCIKYLFKDLRYDFVKELKNLYKDEEIYSNIMVEEDRDNFDYLYESKKLITLSGKKLHGKKNHYNYFIKNYNYDIKDFTEEGVIEDSLRIAELWYEKNDTKDKHLLYELQSIRDMCCNMDVLGLEGMALYINGEIAGFSIGEKFSDNMAIIHIEKANKDLRGAYTFVNKAFVENYFSDIPIINREQDLGIEGLRKAKLSYSPLDFEKKYMVDICCNCGCSSREERERQII from the coding sequence GTGTTAAATTTTAAAAGATTAACTATTAATGATAAAAAATTATTTGAAAGCTATATAAAACCATATGATTTTTTAAATTGCGAGTATTCTTTTACAACTTTATATATTTGGAGAAAGGCTTTAGATATAAAGTATGCTATATATAAAGAAACTCTTATTATTAAAAAGAAGGATTTTAATGATGAATATCATTTTATGCAACCTTTAGGATATAAAAAAGAAAATTTAAAGGATATAATAGAAACTTTAATGGATTATAAAAAAGAGAAATGCATTAAATATCTCTTTAAAGATTTAAGATATGATTTTGTTAAAGAATTAAAAAATCTATACAAAGATGAAGAAATTTATAGTAATATAATGGTAGAAGAGGATAGAGATAACTTTGATTATTTATATGAGAGTAAAAAACTTATAACTTTATCAGGTAAAAAGCTTCATGGTAAAAAGAATCACTATAACTATTTTATAAAAAATTATAACTATGATATAAAGGATTTTACAGAAGAAGGAGTTATAGAAGATAGTTTAAGAATTGCTGAGCTATGGTATGAAAAAAATGATACAAAGGATAAACATTTACTTTATGAGCTTCAAAGCATAAGAGATATGTGTTGTAACATGGATGTTTTAGGATTAGAAGGCATGGCGTTATATATAAACGGAGAAATTGCAGGGTTTAGTATAGGAGAAAAATTTAGTGATAACATGGCTATTATACACATAGAAAAAGCTAATAAGGATCTTAGAGGGGCTTATACCTTTGTAAATAAAGCTTTCGTTGAAAATTATTTTAGTGATATACCTATAATAAATAGAGAACAAGATTTAGGTATAGAAGGACTAAGAAAAGCTAAATTGTCCTATTCACCCTTAGATTTTGAAAAAAAATATATGGTGGATATATGCTGTAACTGCGGATGTAGTAGTAGGGAAGAAAGAGAAAGACAGATTATATAA
- a CDS encoding ABC transporter ATP-binding protein codes for MKEIEVKGIKKIFNNKNVLDNISFSVEKGELMCLLGPSGCGKSTTLNIIAGLLQEDGGEIFISGKNIKNTPVEKREIVIVFQEYMLFPHLNVYNNIAFGLNMRKENKNRIKEKVNKILEMLSLQGLEHKYPKELSGGQKQRVAIGRALAIEPKVLLLDEPFTSLDINIRNSIRELVLKIQKKLGITTILVTHDREEALMMSDHISLMIDGKIMQQGTPKEIYETPNSKEVANFFGERNYFKGKIIENKFYCDFVEFEVKDKKQGDSEIMINPENIKIYKDLENKNCIGEVVSSKYAGDRIYYVVKYKDKDIKIIDYSNNLLQMGEKVSFSIDFSKGLLI; via the coding sequence ATGAAGGAAATAGAAGTAAAAGGAATAAAGAAAATATTTAATAATAAAAATGTATTGGATAATATAAGTTTTTCAGTGGAAAAGGGAGAATTAATGTGTCTTTTAGGACCTTCTGGTTGTGGTAAAAGTACTACATTAAATATAATAGCAGGCTTATTACAAGAGGATGGAGGAGAAATTTTTATAAGTGGTAAAAATATAAAAAATACACCTGTAGAGAAAAGAGAAATAGTAATAGTATTTCAAGAATATATGTTATTTCCACATCTAAATGTATATAATAATATAGCCTTTGGACTTAATATGAGAAAAGAAAATAAAAACAGAATAAAAGAAAAAGTAAATAAAATATTAGAAATGCTAAGTTTACAAGGATTGGAACATAAATATCCAAAGGAACTTTCAGGGGGGCAAAAGCAAAGAGTAGCTATAGGAAGAGCACTAGCAATAGAGCCCAAAGTTTTGCTTTTGGATGAACCCTTTACCAGTTTGGATATTAATATTAGAAATTCCATAAGGGAATTAGTTTTAAAAATACAAAAAAAATTAGGAATAACTACTATATTAGTTACTCATGATAGGGAAGAAGCTTTAATGATGTCGGATCATATATCTTTAATGATTGATGGTAAAATAATGCAACAGGGAACTCCAAAGGAAATATATGAAACCCCCAATTCTAAAGAAGTGGCTAATTTTTTTGGAGAAAGAAACTATTTTAAAGGAAAAATTATTGAAAATAAGTTTTACTGTGATTTTGTAGAATTTGAAGTAAAGGATAAAAAACAAGGTGATTCAGAAATAATGATAAACCCAGAAAATATAAAAATATATAAGGATTTAGAGAATAAAAATTGTATAGGGGAAGTAGTATCCTCTAAGTACGCTGGAGATAGAATTTATTATGTTGTAAAATATAAGGATAAAGATATAAAAATAATAGATTATAGTAATAATTTATTACAAATGGGAGAAAAAGTATCCTTTAGTATTGATTTTTCGAAAGGGTTATTAATTTAG
- a CDS encoding ABC transporter permease has translation MKNKKVIFNIIIYGFAFFFLFPVIILCLWSFAKNWSWPLVIPKEFGLRGLKYTLDPKSQNFNILFKSIGISTIVTFVTIIISIPAAKALGIYNFKGKNFIKILIFSPIIVPGVSVALGIHISFLKLGLANTILGVIIIHLIPCIPYAVFMLTDVFEIIGDKMEKQAKVLGANRYQCFFYVTLPLISSGIMSTVFMTFIISFSQYFLTFLIGGGQVITYPIVMFPFIQSGDRTIASSFSLIFIITSLIYLLIINKCIKSYYKTDKFLNV, from the coding sequence ATGAAAAATAAAAAAGTAATTTTTAATATAATAATATATGGTTTCGCATTTTTCTTCCTATTTCCTGTAATAATATTGTGTCTATGGAGTTTTGCAAAAAATTGGAGTTGGCCGCTAGTTATACCAAAGGAATTTGGATTAAGGGGATTAAAATATACCTTGGATCCTAAATCTCAAAATTTTAATATTTTATTTAAAAGCATAGGCATATCAACAATAGTAACCTTTGTAACTATAATAATAAGTATTCCAGCAGCTAAGGCTTTAGGAATATATAATTTTAAGGGTAAGAATTTTATAAAGATATTAATATTTTCCCCTATAATAGTACCTGGTGTTTCTGTGGCATTAGGAATTCATATATCTTTTTTAAAACTAGGGCTAGCTAACACTATATTAGGGGTAATAATAATACATTTGATACCTTGTATTCCCTATGCAGTGTTTATGCTTACAGATGTTTTTGAAATAATTGGAGATAAAATGGAGAAGCAAGCTAAGGTTTTAGGAGCCAATAGATATCAATGCTTTTTTTATGTAACATTACCATTGATTTCTTCAGGGATAATGTCTACTGTATTTATGACTTTTATAATATCCTTCAGTCAATATTTTTTAACTTTTTTGATAGGGGGAGGACAGGTTATTACATATCCTATAGTAATGTTTCCCTTTATACAAAGTGGGGATAGAACTATAGCTTCTAGTTTTAGTCTTATTTTTATTATTACATCTTTAATTTATTTATTAATTATAAATAAATGTATTAAGTCTTATTACAAAACAGATAAATTTTTAAATGTATAG
- a CDS encoding ABC transporter permease, with protein sequence MKEKMKPYILLSPVIIIIVSILGVGIINCLSQSLGYFPTVGLNEITLKYYKKVLISKEFIESLKFSLFTCTISSLIAEFIGVILAYIIFMHKKRSKILDVIYKMPIIIPHTVAVLLIINMLSQNGILARILYNLGLISSRNVFPALIMDRLGIGIIITYVWKEIPFIILVIYAVLTNIDEKMWHLSRTLGASRTQTFFYVIFPILMPSILSSFIIIFAFSFGAFEVPYLLGPTTPKSLPVKAYIEYSNPDLTNRPYAMVINTILIIISTSLIVLYKKSLDIFKKRNLDNK encoded by the coding sequence GTGAAAGAAAAGATGAAACCTTATATATTATTATCGCCAGTTATAATAATAATAGTTTCTATATTAGGAGTAGGAATAATAAATTGCCTAAGTCAAAGCTTAGGCTATTTTCCTACAGTGGGATTAAATGAAATTACACTTAAATACTATAAAAAAGTATTAATTTCTAAGGAATTTATAGAATCTTTAAAATTTAGTTTGTTTACTTGTACTATATCTTCTTTAATAGCTGAATTTATTGGGGTTATTTTAGCTTATATTATATTTATGCATAAGAAGAGGAGTAAAATTTTAGATGTTATATATAAGATGCCTATAATAATACCTCATACTGTTGCAGTTTTACTTATCATCAACATGTTATCCCAAAATGGAATATTGGCTAGAATATTATACAATTTAGGGCTAATAAGTTCTAGAAATGTTTTTCCAGCACTTATAATGGATAGATTAGGTATAGGTATAATTATAACTTATGTATGGAAGGAGATACCTTTTATTATACTGGTTATTTATGCTGTGCTAACTAATATAGATGAAAAAATGTGGCATCTTTCAAGAACACTGGGAGCTAGTAGAACACAAACTTTTTTTTATGTTATATTTCCTATACTTATGCCTTCTATTTTATCTTCTTTTATAATTATTTTTGCTTTTTCTTTTGGAGCTTTTGAGGTACCTTATTTGTTAGGTCCAACTACTCCAAAATCACTTCCGGTTAAAGCTTACATAGAATATTCTAATCCAGATTTGACTAATAGGCCTTATGCTATGGTGATAAATACTATACTCATAATTATATCAACCTCTTTAATAGTTTTATATAAAAAATCTTTAGATATTTTTAAAAAGAGAAATTTAGATAATAAATAG
- a CDS encoding ABC transporter substrate-binding protein has protein sequence MKKFISIIITFTMFFSLVACGNKKESKNEADLKTKDWNSIVEKSKGTTVTFYGWGGSELTNKWIDDHLAKELKEKYNITLKRVPMDIDDILNKMLGEKQAGNDKGTIDVVWINGENFYTAKKNNLLYGPFSENLPNYKKYIDKDSNDVKYDFGKPVEAFEAPYGKAQFVMVYDEKSVKKVPKDHKELLEFVKANPGKFTYAAPPDFTGSAFVRNIIYDIVGFEKLMKIKPEKELVEKEIKPAIDYLKEIKPYLWNKGKTYPANIAMLDNMYADKQVINTMSYNPNSVTEKIDNGTFPKKTQVSLFKNGTIGNTHFVAIPFNSPNKEGAMVTINSILSFEMQKSKYDPKVWGDLPIFDNKKLSEEEKKEIEKIKVGSGSLPQSELLPHRLPELPAELVPIIEKIWQENIPGDK, from the coding sequence ATGAAAAAATTTATAAGCATTATAATTACTTTTACAATGTTTTTTTCTTTAGTAGCTTGTGGTAATAAAAAAGAAAGTAAAAATGAAGCAGATTTAAAAACTAAAGATTGGAATTCTATAGTTGAAAAAAGTAAAGGAACTACTGTAACATTTTACGGATGGGGTGGTAGTGAACTTACAAACAAATGGATAGATGACCATCTAGCAAAAGAATTAAAAGAAAAATATAATATAACATTAAAAAGAGTACCAATGGATATTGATGATATATTAAATAAAATGCTTGGTGAAAAGCAAGCAGGAAATGATAAAGGAACCATAGATGTAGTTTGGATAAATGGAGAAAATTTTTATACAGCAAAGAAAAATAATCTTCTTTATGGACCTTTTTCAGAGAACCTTCCTAATTATAAAAAATACATAGATAAGGATTCAAATGACGTAAAATACGATTTTGGAAAGCCAGTAGAGGCTTTTGAAGCTCCTTATGGAAAAGCACAATTTGTTATGGTATATGATGAAAAAAGTGTAAAAAAAGTACCAAAAGATCATAAAGAATTATTAGAATTTGTAAAAGCTAATCCAGGGAAATTTACATATGCTGCACCACCAGATTTTACTGGAAGTGCTTTTGTAAGAAATATAATATACGATATAGTAGGCTTTGAAAAACTTATGAAAATAAAACCAGAAAAAGAATTAGTAGAAAAAGAAATAAAACCAGCTATAGATTACTTAAAAGAAATAAAACCTTATCTTTGGAATAAGGGTAAAACTTATCCTGCTAATATAGCTATGCTAGATAACATGTATGCAGATAAACAAGTTATAAATACTATGAGCTATAATCCAAACTCAGTAACAGAGAAAATAGATAACGGGACATTTCCTAAAAAAACACAAGTGTCATTATTTAAAAATGGAACTATAGGAAACACACATTTTGTAGCGATACCATTTAACTCACCTAATAAAGAGGGTGCTATGGTTACTATTAATAGCATATTAAGTTTCGAAATGCAAAAATCTAAATATGATCCTAAAGTATGGGGAGATTTACCTATATTTGATAATAAAAAATTAAGTGAAGAGGAAAAGAAAGAAATAGAAAAAATCAAAGTAGGTTCTGGTTCCCTTCCACAAAGTGAATTATTACCACATAGGCTACCAGAGCTGCCAGCAGAATTAGTACCAATTATAGAAAAAATATGGCAGGAAAATATACCAGGAGATAAATAA